One window of Candidatus Tokpelaia hoelldoblerii genomic DNA carries:
- the thrC gene encoding Threonine synthase (bhsal13740): MKYISTRGQAPVLGFTDTLLSGLARDGGLYLPETFPQFSPAALRALRGKPYAHIAKTVLRPFVDGDMDKTAFELMVDEAYATFRQPATCPLVQTGDNEFILELFHGPTLAFKDVAMQLLARLMDHALTRRKARATIVGATSGDTGGAAIEAFAARRNCDIFILFPKGRVSPVQQRQMTGNASANVHALAIEGDFDDCQALVKAMFNDHAFRDRLALSGVNSINWARIMAQIVYYFSAALSLGAPDRAVSFTVPTGNFGDIFAGYVAARMGLPIARLVIATNDNDILARTLETGIYETRAPVQTTSPSMDIQVSSNFERLLFETANRDDALIRAQMAGLQQSGRFTLESGQREKIAALFTSGRSTMVQTAQTIRDVWQASGYLADPHTAIAVKVAREQEQGDIPMVVLATAHPAKFPAAVEEASGQRPQLPLRLGDLMAREEHFTPLPNEEKSVKEFISRHSRAAK; this comes from the coding sequence ATGAAATACATCAGCACACGCGGGCAGGCGCCGGTTCTTGGTTTTACCGACACGCTCCTGAGCGGCCTGGCTCGCGATGGCGGGCTCTACCTGCCGGAAACATTTCCACAGTTTTCGCCTGCCGCGCTTCGCGCCCTGCGCGGCAAACCTTACGCGCATATTGCCAAAACCGTGCTCCGGCCTTTTGTCGACGGCGATATGGACAAGACCGCCTTTGAGCTGATGGTTGATGAGGCTTACGCCACCTTCCGCCAACCGGCCACCTGCCCTCTGGTGCAGACCGGCGATAATGAATTTATCCTGGAATTGTTTCACGGGCCGACTCTGGCATTTAAAGATGTGGCTATGCAACTGCTGGCGCGGCTGATGGACCATGCGCTCACCCGCCGCAAGGCCCGCGCCACCATTGTCGGCGCCACATCAGGCGACACCGGCGGCGCAGCGATTGAAGCCTTTGCCGCGCGGCGGAACTGCGATATTTTCATCCTGTTTCCCAAGGGGCGCGTTTCCCCCGTGCAGCAGCGGCAGATGACAGGCAATGCCAGCGCCAATGTTCATGCGCTGGCAATCGAGGGCGATTTTGATGATTGTCAGGCTCTGGTCAAGGCCATGTTCAACGACCATGCTTTCCGCGACCGGCTGGCGCTTTCAGGTGTCAATTCCATCAACTGGGCGCGTATCATGGCGCAGATCGTCTATTATTTTTCCGCCGCATTATCGCTGGGCGCGCCGGACCGCGCCGTTTCCTTCACGGTGCCGACCGGCAATTTCGGCGATATTTTCGCCGGTTATGTTGCCGCGCGCATGGGATTGCCGATTGCCCGCCTGGTGATTGCCACCAATGACAATGATATTCTGGCACGCACGCTTGAAACGGGAATTTATGAAACACGGGCGCCGGTGCAGACAACATCACCCTCCATGGATATTCAGGTTTCTTCCAATTTTGAACGCCTGCTGTTTGAAACCGCCAATCGTGATGATGCCCTGATTCGCGCCCAGATGGCAGGCCTGCAGCAATCGGGGCGTTTTACACTTGAAAGCGGGCAGCGCGAAAAAATCGCCGCCCTGTTCACCAGCGGCCGCAGCACAATGGTGCAAACTGCGCAGACAATCCGTGATGTCTGGCAGGCGAGCGGCTATCTTGCCGACCCGCATACGGCGATTGCAGTCAAGGTCGCGCGGGAGCAGGAGCAGGGGGATATCCCGATGGTGGTGCTTGCCACCGCACATCCGGCCAAGTTTCCCGCCGCGGTTGAAGAGGCCAGCGGGCAAAGGCCGCAACTGCCGTTGCGGCTTGGTGATCTGATGGCGCGGGAGGAACACTTCACGCCTCTGCCCAATGAGGAAAAAAGCGTAAAAGAGTTTATTTCGCGCCATTCCCGCGCGGCAAAGTAA